Part of the Xiphophorus maculatus strain JP 163 A chromosome 3, X_maculatus-5.0-male, whole genome shotgun sequence genome, GGCTTTCATATTTGGGTTTAAAAGTGATATACTGCAGCACATATTGCAGCACATTATAAAGCAAACTAAACTTTATGTGACTTTCTTGAATCCtgaaattattctttaaaagtTTGTGGAATAATGGAGCCAAAATTACAGCAGAAAACAATTGGATATTGTCCACCATGAGCAGAACTGTGTCATAACTTTACTATTAGCTTCTTTCagtataaaacttatgaaactttaacaaaaactgcaggctttgtgtctgtttctggtgaatttttggtgaaaataagCTAAATTTTCAGAAAGTGAAGTTATGGTGGGCAGAGTAAccagaaattttactccagCAAGAGTAATAAAacatcataataaaattactcacgtaaaagtaaaaattacacCATAATGAGAACGCTcctgaaagtaattttttttcaaaaaagttactcaagtaaatgtagtGTAGTAAATCTAATTAGTTACTACCCCAAAGAATCATAATCGTTAATTTCTGATACTCTTCAAGCTGACAAACCAACAATGTATCTTTGTCTACAACAAAGACAAGATGCcagatataaaaacacattaaagaggGTAAATAAACAATTAAGAAAATCTATAGCTTATATTGACTAAGGCTGTGATAGTGAGATTATTTTAGATTACCTTCCCTCTGCAGCACGTGTGAGCCGAAATAAGATAGAAAACTCAAATACTTGCCTGCATTAGTCTCATCCATACCTTGTCATAATATTTGAAAGCGTGCAGCAGACTGGGAAAGTTGTTAAAGTTGACCCTCTTGAGGAAATGTCTCGCTATACCAATCGCGCTTCGCTGCCAATCTGGACCTCGAGGAAACGTCCCCGGCTCAGCGTTGTGGAGAAGATCTCCAGCTCCTGTGGAGGAAAGAAAAGTGCCAATCTCTGCTTCCCACTAAGAAGTTTCCCAATTTGTGTTGTAGCATTTAGAAAGGCTTTTTTACCATATGGACCCATTGGAGAGACATATCCAAATGTGTGGTCAGGTGGAACGGGCAGAGGACATTTCTTCCTACCACCACTGGTGGATGGATAAAGTCAAACATCAGGAACTTTAGTTGGACATGAGGGAAATTAACCAAAGAACAACAAAAGCCTACACGAAGATGGTGTTGCCAGTTTCCAATGCCAACTTTTCCTTGTTTCCAGATCTCTTCAAAGCAGGATTTGGATTGTGAAACCTGCAACAATAtattaatggagaaaaacatctgaagctaAAAAGGTACTGAAATTCTGTGTAGGTCACACTTGTGGCTAAAGTTTGGTACAGAACTTACTTGTGTGATTCTCCTAACCAGTGAACAATTTTGGCAGTAAAACGGCCATTGTTGCAGTGTGGTGTGGGATCCCCAAACGTCTTGTCTTTATGGACGCCACTAAAATCAAACCTTCCAATGTTCATGGCTGACAGTAAGCGAAATAGACATTATTAAAAGGTTTCACTTCAGAATATGCACGATTCATCAACAAAATCAGAATAGTGACTAAAGATTAGTGCTTTCTGTCCTTCCTGACCTTCTATCGCCAACTGCTCTGCTGTTTTTGGAGGGAACAAGACTTCACCCATCTCATATTCTGGATGAAAGAGATGCGGGACAAAATTCAAAACTTCAACAATAGCTATGATTATTGCTATTAAGAGAGCTAACACAACATTTTGAAGAGACTAGAAGAGATTGTGGTttggcatttttaattttctacatttacgGAGACAGATTGAGGAGAATGAAAGGTTTCTGTTACGCATATAAATTAGAAATAGACTAAATCAGTTTTGcttaaatgcaaacatttttttaaacaatatttgtaATTATGCTTTTTTAAACACTTCTTCGAAACACAACATcctttttagaaatgtttttgttcatgcaaAAATCACTCAAAATTTTGCGGTATGTGATCTAAGCCAGAAAGATACATTTCTGAAAAgcaccaaaaacaaagaaggacGTGATAGGTTTGTATTTGTGACATTCAAAGTTGAAAACtcactaattaaaaacaattccAGCAACCAAAAGCAGCCAAGGGTCGACCACAATGCCTGGCTCTAGGATAATGAAGACTTTCTCAGGCGAGGTTTGccaaaatcttttattttccattaagaTCCTTAAATTGGTTTGAGTCCGATTCCTGGTGAATTTCCACTGGCAGACCCTAAAGTTGATGCAAACTGTGGCTTTAGCTAACAAATGCAAATGTATAAAACTTAGGACCATCCAATTTGAGaaacttagttttattttaatttaatgggGTGTTTTCCCAGAcatgttgtgccattttatagaacaatcaagtaactaaGTTAACTACAGTTGCTACAAAAATGcaacatcaaatatgactttacagaaatttggaaaattttGACATTTGGCCTTGATTTTGGGCCTCTGTGGCTTTAAAAACTcccgctctttctgaaactccgccttcaggaattCATCATAACAGTGCTTTGCTATgaaccctttaacatttttgttgttgttgttttttaccagCAATTCACTGAAAATTTATTCCtatttgtttgctaattgctactggctaATCTGAAGGAACTGAGAGGGGGATTCTTTGAGattctgtgaggtggaagcttggaaactgcagctttgaggaggagctgcatcttggaggcggagctaggtccaccctgGTGTTTTGTGCAGCAACaacggttgccatggagattaaaggacttCTCAAACATCCATTTAAAGAATCAACGCAACACTTTAGGTATGTTTTGGATCAGGGAACAGaattacaacatgatgtaaagctcaaacaaATTGATTTTACGTGATCCTGCCCCtttaatcagattcatttaattGATGTTAGGTGTGAACAGAAAAGGACTAAGCAGTGAAACTGAACCAGAATATGCTTTGTCAAGTGTTACTACCCGCTCTGTGGTATTTGGAGCAAAAAGTATCATTAGGGAACATGAGATACCTCTAACTACTTTATCTCCAAAGGTAGTCCCTTGGTTGATCCAGTCGGGAAGCTCAGAAAACGGGGCAGGTGTCTGGCCCAGCAGAACTTTACTCGAAGCATAAACAGACTCATTGAGTTCATTTATCTTGTGCTGGAAGACTGACTTATCGGGAGGAAATATCaagtcattgtcctgctggaaaaatcacacaaacatcctgattgcaaaacagctcagaaAGACCAAGTTTCAttgcattaattatttttgcagtgcCAGCTAGGAACATCTTACCAAAGATCCTAAATTTCTCTGTGCTACTATCATGTAACACACGCTAACAAACCTTACTATCAGTAAATGAAAGACATTTAGTGTGATCAAAACTGGCagcatattttttctgaaattaaatattaattctggattaaatatttatgggTTACCAAACTTGACAGAGTAATAGGATCTGTAAGAGGCCTAATCATGAGAAATTTAGaaattccaaaacaaaattGATTCCTGCACATTTTTCTTAACCTAAAATTTAGTTTCCATCCTTTTCTAGACTGTGAAGGATCCCTGTGAGGTATTGTACctaataaatgtgtaaattatgACACATGGTGCAAGTTAATCCAGGAaaccacaaaaaacacacaatcttacaaagtaatttttgtCTACTTTacagtgaaaatatcttagaacacttgaaataagataaaactaacttacaagtaacttttctgcaagaaatatgagtttgttttaagtcaataattccttaacattgatggaaaaagtactaGATCcgttggcagattatttaacttataacaagacattttccccttgttataagtgaaataatctaccaggaAGGagtactttttccatcaatgttaaggaattattgacttaaaacaaactcgtattccttttgtaaaagttatatCTACACTATTCAAGTgggctaagatatttgcagaagaaactagacaaaaaaatacttggtaagattttgtgtttttgcagtgtaaggtTTTGTGCTTTTCTCACAGAGTCGGTTGAGTTGGTTCTGATGCCATGAACCATGACTTTGATAACCTCTGGGTCTGTCACCCTCCATAAGGGCCGTCTGATCCCTCGTGGTCCTGCGCGCACGGTGCTGCGGAAGTGCTTTACAAGCGGCGGGGTCGGGGGCTGGTTGTTGAAAAAGTATAATGTCAcaccataaaaaaacatgaataagtGTGTCTCAGAATATGATCCTCTGTCTTAGTATATTGTAGGTAAACTTGGTGCAAATGTCTGCACAGATTTGGTAAGTTATGCAGTTAATAAcgacaaaagaacaaataagaTAATGGCACACAACACAGAAGGAAACAGGCAGGAGCATAGCAGGCAAGTTGAGGAttttaaagggccggttgtgccagaatgtattgtattgtattgaaatattaacaaattcttaaaattaaataatgttgaacatcttttcagtccctccaggatttcacAATTGCTTTTGTGATTTATTGCACTAAAAATCAAAGTATTTCTGACAcgaatttggaaatatttgctatgtttttttattactcgctgtacaaatcatggactataatcagACATCAActaaagctgaggcagctgtttagtaaaagtaagaaagtttttgacaatttttaagaaaaatctgcaataaactcccaattacgTACTAGCGCAGAAAGTGTaaggatttgttgattttgagtGAATTTCCATGATAATTCACAttaaactggagggactgattgatatagtttggcagtaaacagatcaaaactgcattgatttgagtataaatactgaatataataTTTAACCACACTTGGTGTTTAGTtgagaatctagagggccacataaaaagctatggctgGCCGGATTtgaccttgagtttgacacatgtgatctaaaggaactcaatgtttcagcagttttgcagctttctggaagtttattccagattagagaaacataaaaactgtatgttgtttctccatgtttggttctgattctgagtGATCTGAAACGTTGATACgtcaacagcagatctttaatgtattttggtgctaaaccgttcagtgacttataaaaaagcaaatgtattttacagTCTATTCTCTGATCCAGTCTAAGTTCTTTCCCTACTTTCTTAGTTTTAGTGAGCATCATGGATAAGTTGCAGCTGTCTTAGTGAGTTTTTTGGTTGGGACATTGGTCCTTCAActaatgttcttcaggtgacagaaggctgACTTTATAACTGTCTTTtttgaaggttcaggtctgagtccatcactacacccagattttggCTCTGATCAGTAGGGCGATGACTTTTgactctttaggtccaaagataattactttatttttgtttctgttcagctgaagaAAGTTGTGACACATTCACGCATTAATTTGTTGAATGTTTGAATGGGTTCAGAGTCACTTGGTGACATTGCAATGTCGAGTTACATATGCATAGTCATGGTAGCTAAtcttatttgttaaaatctgAACTTGCGGGAGCATGTAGGTAAAATTGCAGGAAATTGGAGTTAAATTAAGCTGAAATTAAActagagaaacacacacaggcacacaaaCTGACTCACACAGCTTGATCTCTGTATAAACAAAATCCAAACTTACATATGAAATCTCTTGTAGACAGCCCTTTACGGTGTGTTCAATGGGTTTTAGTTTCCTAGgtggaaactaaaacaaatgaaataaataaatacaggtgcatctcaggAAATTAGAATACCATCACttactttatttcagtaattcagtttaaaaaaatgaaataaaatgaataatagaaaatctataaacaaatggaaattattgagtttgttttagtttatcatctaatttatttatttatttcttattgtgaCGGGCCAAtaattaatttccctttgggattaataaacaatttttaaaaattgaattaaataaacCTCACCAGTGCCACAGTTTAGAATTATCATCCTGtatgaaaactattttaaataattcatcaaGCTTGGCTTACCCTTGATGTGTTTTGGTGGATCAGATCATATATTAGTTGGTTTGAGATGTCTTCTTCTTTTACATCCATCTTGCATTAAGAAACCAACCCGGTTTCTTAATAGTCGGGTCTTCGGTTAAGGAAAAGCGAAACGTTTTAGCTCAAGAATTTATCCGCGAACGGTTTCCAAGTTCTGTTGCCTAGCAACGTCAGTTACCATGTAAACTGAAGTCGCTACAAAATGTTtccccccctccaaaaaaactGTTCCACTTGAACTACCTGTAGTTGTTATTTGTTATTATCAACTCTCTcgtttttttgtgggttttgttgCTGGAATGaatcatttgtatttaaaatgtggaTAAATGTAAACACTTGATTGGTCCGGGCCACTGACACGCAGGCGGATTGTCAGTTGTAGTCATACGATCTGTCATCATCCTTCGTACGATGCGAAAAGGGAAGTTGAAAGAAGTGGGAGAGGGACGCCGCGGAGCCTTACGAAATCTACCGATTCAGTACCTGTCCGGATAGTCGGCACACTGTGAAGAGACTCTGAAGTGCTGCGCATAAATCGGGCCGGAGACAACACCCCCATTATCCAGGCTgcccttcttttctttttggtgagTGGCTAATATTAGCGACCTATATGCTAACACTGGAGGGCTCCTCCCGAAGCGGCCGCAGCTAAACAACATTCACCCAGCTAGCCAACACTTGGTAGGGCCGTGCTAGTTAGCAGTGTAAACAAGGCTGCTCACTCGGATGGATCAACACTAGCGTCGTTatgcacttttaatgcaacagAAATGCAGATTGAAATCACTGACTGATGAAGAAGTTTGACTACTTTTACCCTTTTTCGGACAACGTTAGCCAGCTTACATTAGCTGTACACACCCAAACCTGCATCATCATCCGAGTTCTGACATTCTCAAACGTTACGTAAGTGTGTAAACCTGTAATGCACAATACTAACTgcgatttaatttattttccactgaCTCAATCGGGTGTCACTGCTAGTTGATCGGGAGCTTGACAGAATCAACATATGAGTTAGCTGTGCTGCTAACGCTAGCTATTTGCTAATTGAAGCTAATAACAGGTTATATGTGGTTATCCCGATGTCGTAACGCGATTTCGGGGAAGTTGTTGGCAATTAAAGTGGGAAGGAGAGCTGTGTGACTGTCAGAGgtagtttgtttgttgttacaTTTTAGAGCGGTTAAAAATGTTAGTCTTTAAACGACGCATCCTCAATTATAACTTTTCCTAACTATGTTAGCAtaatttccaaatatttaaaaggtaAATAGCTTCGAGAACGTGAGTCAATAATCGGAAAAGAGAAagtaaacaacatttaattaaaattgaaaactgTGGACATTTGTTTTAACCATTTAATTCTGCTAATTTTGATGACTGGCTTAcaggaaatgaaataaaaagcagtaatacacaacaaaaatttaataaatccTTTAAATAGATAAATGTCTACTGAAAGAATATGATCAGTATATGCGTTGAGCACTTGGCCAGGGCTcctttgcatgaattactgcattaatGCCAActcttttatctttttcttgATCAGGGAGTTTGCTAGCCGACCAAAGAGGTATTGGTACATTTAGCAGCGTGAGCAGGTGCCAAGTCCTCCTGGAAAATGAAATTCAGCAGAATGAAACGGAATGTGCTCTAAAGTTCCTTGGTGGACTGATGTGCTGACTttgattttga contains:
- the efhb gene encoding EF-hand domain-containing family member B — encoded protein: MDVKEEDISNQLIYDLIHQNTSRFPPRKLKPIEHTVKGCLQEISYPPTPPLVKHFRSTVRAGPRGIRRPLWRVTDPEVIKVMVHGIRTNSTDSQDNDLIFPPDKSVFQHKINELNESVYASSKVLLGQTPAPFSELPDWINQGTTFGDKVVREYEMGEVLFPPKTAEQLAIEAMNIGRFDFSGVHKDKTFGDPTPHCNNGRFTAKIVHWLGESHKFHNPNPALKRSGNKEKLALETGNTIFVGGRKKCPLPVPPDHTFGYVSPMGPYGAGDLLHNAEPGTFPRGPDWQRSAIGIARHFLKRVNFNNFPSLLHAFKYYDKKGRGLIDKEDLWEVCREFKLALNGKLLDELMEYCDVDKDGFLNLVEFANFLTYKDMMPIRENFFGLPPISMNDKISSDLSKFIPSLALFGPDDMEPVKPGSSKNIIRTIRKHKPDSDLVSSTSDEMPTPSGRTYGIPSIRYDLLPPLIRRISDRTDYGDLATLPELLHPSVPDLHGVDAKHYFGPRTKQEIEEIFRNIGVNISDETFEEAWKLASMKKPSGEVCVELFRETLKELHAI